In Mycoplasmopsis meleagridis, the genomic stretch GGAATAAAAATGTCAAAATCTTTAGGAAATATTATTTTGGCTAGTAGTTTTATCGAGAAATATGGAACAGAAATAATAAAACTTATTATTTTAAATTCCAAAGTAACTGCGCCTATCAACATAACTAAAGAGCTAATAGAAAATATGCAAATTATTCAAGATAAATATAAAAAGTTTGTTTTCAAGTTTTATTCAAAAAAAATCAAATTTATAGAAATTAATACAAACAAAAATGAAAAATATTATAAGTTGGTTAATTCTCTTGTAAATTATGAATTTTCTAACTTTAACTTTCTACTTAATGAATATTTAAAAATGTTTAATAAAAATAATGATGAAGAAATAGCAAACGTTATATTCAAAATTTTATCTGTTATACACCCTAAAATAACATTAAAAAAAGAATATAAGTTCTTTCTAGATGTTTTTGACAAATGAAACTATTTAATAAGTAAAAAAGATTACTCTAAAGCCGATAAATTGAGAGCAGTTTTAATTGAAAATAAATTAATTTAACAGTGGAAAAAACAAGGAAATTTAAGGATTTTAATATGGAAAAATTATTATTGTGTGGAAGAAATAGTGTTTTTGATGCTCTTAAAAATAATTTTCCAATTGAAAAAATATTTATTGCGAAAGAAAGCAATAATCTTTCACTAAAAATAAAAAAATATAATGTTGCTATTGAAATAGTTACAAAAAAAGATATAGAAAAAATTACTACCGAAAATCACCAAGGAATAATTGCTGTATTAAAAGATTTTCCTATTTATGACTTAAATTATTTACTAAATGAAAAACCTAACAAAGTATTAATTCTTGATCATATTCAGGATCCTCATAATTTAGGGGCTATAATAAGAACTGCTAATGCTTTTGGAATAAAATTCATAATAATTTCAAAAGAAAGATCAGCCGATATTACTAACTCTGTTTTAAAAATATCTTCTGGAGGATTTATAGGAATAAAAATAGTTAAAGTAAATAGTATTTCAGCAACTATCCACAAATTAAATAAAAATGGTTACTGAATTTATGCTAGCGCTTTAGAAGAAAAATCAATCTCTCTTAATAAAATAAAATTCAATTCTCCTTCAGCATTAATTGTTGGTAATGAAAATTATGGTGTTTCTAAATCAGCATTAAAAATGGCTGATCAAATTATACATATAGAACAATTTGGTAGCGTTCAATCATTGAATGTTTCTGTAGCAACAGGAATACTTTTATATGAATTTGTTAAATAATATGAATGCTTTAAATACTTGAAAATTTTTAGAAATAGAAAAATCAAAAAATAATGGGGAATTTATTGAATTCATAAATAAAATCAGTAATAACTCATTGATATACATAATAAATTCCATCTTTTGCAAAGATATAAAAAAATATATTAATTTTTCTCTTCTTAGATATAAAAGTTCAATTCTTGAAGTAGATGATATTTATAATTTATTTCTAAGTGATCTTCCTTACTTTTTACGTAAATATTTACCCAATCTAAGAAAAACTAGTTTTAAAACATATCTAGAAAAAGTAGTTAATTTATATACTATAAATAAGATTAAATATTGAAATGCAAAAAAACGTAATATTCAATTAGTAAATATGGAAATACAAGATTTTCATTTTCTTGAGGATAAAAATGCTCATAAATTAATGAATGAAATATTATCTGATAATGACTTAGAAAATTTTTATAATAGTCTAAATAAAAATGAAAAAAATTTCATTAAAGCAATCGAAACTAATGATAAAAAATTAAAATACATGACTACACAAAAAATAAACTTTTATAAATGTTCATTTATTAAAAAAGTAAATAATTTTTTTAATTATTAATTTATAATATGAAAAAGGCCTCTAGGTCTTTTTTTGAAGCATTAAGGTTATAATTTTTTATATGGAAAAAAGAAAAATCACACTTGGCTGTTCACTTTGTTATTCTCATAATTACACTACAAATAAGGGTAATATCAATCAAGAAAGAATAATAATCAAAAAATTTTGCAAAAAATGCAAGATTCATACTATTCACAAAGAGGAAAAATAATGAAAATTACGAAATTTAAAATCAAAAAAGAAAAAAAGTTTTATTTTCGTAAATTTATTAAAGAAATAAAACGTGTTAGATGGCCTTCGGGTAGAAAAAGTTGAGTGTCTTTTTTCCAAGTAAT encodes the following:
- the rlmB gene encoding 23S rRNA (guanosine(2251)-2'-O)-methyltransferase RlmB, with protein sequence MEKLLLCGRNSVFDALKNNFPIEKIFIAKESNNLSLKIKKYNVAIEIVTKKDIEKITTENHQGIIAVLKDFPIYDLNYLLNEKPNKVLILDHIQDPHNLGAIIRTANAFGIKFIIISKERSADITNSVLKISSGGFIGIKIVKVNSISATIHKLNKNGYWIYASALEEKSISLNKIKFNSPSALIVGNENYGVSKSALKMADQIIHIEQFGSVQSLNVSVATGILLYEFVK
- the rpmG gene encoding 50S ribosomal protein L33 encodes the protein MEKRKITLGCSLCYSHNYTTNKGNINQERIIIKKFCKKCKIHTIHKEEK
- the secE gene encoding preprotein translocase subunit SecE; translated protein: MKITKFKIKKEKKFYFRKFIKEIKRVRWPSGRKSWVSFFQVIIFSAIFVAIVILIATLFSLLWGKTGVS